The Triplophysa rosa linkage group LG25, Trosa_1v2, whole genome shotgun sequence genome window below encodes:
- the rab3b gene encoding ras-related protein Rab-3B, which translates to MAKADQRFGQRDGSDQNFDYMFKLLIIGNSSVGKTSFLFRYADDSFSNSFVSTVGIDFKVKTVYRNDKRVKLQIWDTAGQERYRTITTAYYRGAMGFILMYDITNEESFNAVQDWATQIKTYSWDNAQVILVGNKCDVDEERVVPFEKGKHLADQLGFEYYEASAKENINVRQVFERLVDIICVKMSERVDTDPSLVTGAKATRLTDKPPQLPQNCC; encoded by the exons ATGGCAAAAGCAGACCAGCGTTTTGGCCAGAGGGATGGATCCGATCAGAACTTTGACTACATGTTCAAACTCCTGATCATTGGAAACAGCAGTGTAGGCAAGACCAGTTTCTTATTCAGATACGCGGACGACTCCTTCAGCAACTCATTTGTCAGCACGGTCGGCATTGACTTCAAGGTGAAGACTGTTTACAGGAACGACAAGAGAGTTAAACTGCAGATATGG GATACAGCTGGACAGGAGCGATATAGAACTATAACTACAGCTTACTATAGAGGAGCCATGGGCTTTATCCTGATGTATGACATCACCAATGAAGAGTCTTTCAATGCAGTCCAGGACTG GGCAACACAGATCAAGACTTATTCTTGGGATAACGCTCAAGTGATATTGGTGGGAAACAAATGCGACGTGGATGAGGAGAGAGTGGTCCCTTTTGAGAAGGGGAAGCACCTAGCCGACCAGTTGG GTTTCGAGTACTACGAAGCAAGCGCCAAGGAGAACATCAACGTCCGACAAGTGTTTGAGCGTTTGGTTGACATTATCTGCGTGAAGATGTCCGAAAGAGTCGATACGGATCCCTCACTGGTCACCGGCGCCAAGGCCACCAGGCTAACCGATAAGCCGCCCCAGCTACCTCAAAATTGTTGCTGA
- the nrd1b gene encoding nardilysin b, which produces MPQTNKAKTSGESAGQVPGPKDAEPPPPRTDPRGLLSRADGSKESDQSDPQIITSPSDPKKYRYIELSNGLKALLISDVTHSDHIEGEHDDDEGASEESAGNSNNDDEGRKTINKCDERNTKCRSEKQSAAALCISVGSFSDPEDLPGLAHFLEHMVFMGSEKYPDENGFDAFLKKHGGSDNASTDCERTMFHFAVQRKYFKDALDRWAQFFICPLLIPNAVDREVEAVDSEYQLARPSDSYRKEMLFGSLAKVNHPMRKFFWGSAQTLKQEPKEKNINTYDHLREFWKRYYSAHYMTLAVQSKEKLDTLEKWVREIFLKIPNNGQPQADFSHLQDPFDTPAFNKLYRVVPVKKVHALTISWALPPQGKRYRIKPLHYISWLIGHEGAGSILSLLRKKCWALALFGGNSETGFDQNTTYSIFCVSITLTDEGFQNVFQIIHIVFQYLKMLQSIGPQQRIYEEIQKIEANEFYYQEQTDPIEFVENICENMQLYPKEDFLCGDQLMFEYNQEVISAALTLLTPETANLLLLSPEHEGRCLLKEKWFGTLYSAEDVPQEWRDLWAGDFPLNPDLHLPAENKFIATDFTLKTSDCPDTDFPVKIMDGSRGRLWFRKDTKFKMPKAYALFHLLTPVIQESPKNLVLLDLFVNILAHNLAEPAYDAEVAQLEYKLLPGDHGLFIRLKGFNHKLPLLLKLIVDHLSDFSAAPDVFRMFTEQLKKTYFNILIKPERLGKDVRLQILEHHRWSVMQKYGAITADLSVGDLMDFVNRFKDALYVEGLVQGNFTSAESEEFLLYFIEKLQYKPLPVEPPVQFRVVELPQAPRLCKVQSLNKDDANSEVTVYCQTGLRNLREHTLMELLVMHMEEPCFDFLRTKETLGYQVYACFRNTSGMLGFSVTVETQATKFSTDFVETKIEEFLVNFGEKLIDLSDEGFQTQATALIKLKECEDTQLGDEVDRNWFEVVTQQYVFERLYKEIEILKDITKDELVSFFMDHRGATSRKLSIHVVGFGEEEKQTHENGTTPAPESQEEETQSSSYGNVSELTFLTASPALLTATMITDIRAFTSSLKLHPYHKILT; this is translated from the exons ATGCCCCAGACGAATAAAGCTAAAACTAGCGGTGAATCTGCCGGTCAAGTGCCCGGTCCGAAGGACGCAGAACCCCCACCACCTCGAACCGACCCGCGTGGCCTCCTGTCACGAGCCGACGGAAGCAAAGAAAGCGATCAAAGTGACCCGCAAATAATCACGTCACCAAGCGACCCGAAAAAATACAG GTACATTGAGCTGAGCAATGGACTGAAAGCACTGCTCATATCAGACGTCACTCATTCCGATCATATTGAAGGAgaacatgatgatgatgaaggggCTTCTGAGGAAAGTGCTGGTAATAGTAATAATGATGATGAAGGCAGAaagacaataaataaatgtgatgaACGGAACACGAAATGCCGCTCAGAGAAACAG TCGGCTGCTGCTCTCTGTATAAGTGTGGGAAGCTTCAGTGATCCTGAAGATCTGCCAGGTCTCGCTCACTTTCTCGAACACA TGGTGTTTATGGGaagcgagaaatacccggatgaaAACGGCTTTGATGCTTTCCTGAAAAAACACGGAGGAAGTGACAATGCGTCTACGGATTGTGAGCGGACGATGTTTCATTTTGCTGTTCAGAGGAAGTACTTCAAAGACGCGCTGGATAG ATGGGCACAGTTTTTCATCTGCCCCCTGCTGATTCCAAACGCTGTTGACAGAGAAGTGGAGGCCGTGGACAGCg AGTACCAGCTGGCCCGACCATCAGACTCTTATCGTAAAGAGATGCTGTTTGGAAGTCTAGCAAAGGTCAATCATCCCATGAGAAAGTTCTTCTGGG GGAGTGCTCAAACGCTGAAGCAGGAGCCCAAAGAAAAGAATATTAATACTTATGACCATCTGAGGGAGTTCTGGAAGAGATACTACTCCGCTCATTACATGACCCTCGCTGTGCAGTCTAAAG AGAAGCTGGACACGCTGGAAAAATGGGTGAGAGAGATCTTTCTTAAAATTCCAAACAA TGGTCAGCCACAGGCGGATTTCTCCCATCTTCAGGATCCATTTGATACACCAGCTTTCAATAAGCTTTACAGAG TTGTGCCTGTGAAAAAGGTTCATGCACTGACCATCAGCTGGGCTCTTCCACCTCAAGGAAAACGATACAG AATAAAACCACTACATTACATTTCCTGGCTGATTGGTCATGAAGGAGCTGGAAGTATATTATCTTTACTCAGAAAGAA ATGCTGGGCTTTGGCTTTGTTTGGAGGAAACAGCGAGACGGGCTTTGATCAGAACACCACCTACTCCATCTTCTGTGTTTCAATCACACTCACTGATGAAGGATTCCAGAACGTCTTCCAG ATCATTCATATAGTCTTCCAGTATCTGAAGATGCTTCAATCTATCGGACCACAGCAAAG GATTTATGAGGAGATCCAGAAGATCGAAGCCAATGAATTTTACTATCAGGAACAG ACAGACCCTATCGAGTTTGTGGAGAACATTTGTGAGAACATGCAGCTCTACCCCAAAGAGGACTTCCTGTGTGGAGACCAGCTTATGTTTGAATACAACCAAGAG GTCATCTCGGCTGCTTTGACACTCTTAACCCCAGAGACGGCCAACCTGTTACTTCTGTCCCCTGAGCATGAGGGTCGCTGTCTGTTAAAGGAGAAATGGTTCGGAACGCTGTACAGTGCTGAAG ACGTTCCACAAGAATGGCGTGATCTTTGGGCTGGAGATTTCCCACTGAATCCTGACCTTCACCTTCCAGCAGAGAACAAGTTTATAG CCACAGATTTTActctcaaaacatcagactgcCCGGACACGGACTTCCCCGTCAAAATAATGGACGGCTCGAGAGGCCGTCTGTGGTTCAGAAAGGACACCAAGTTCAAGATGCCCAAAG CTTACGCACTCTTCCACCTGCTCACTCCAGTTATACAAGAGTCTCCGAAAAA TCTGGTCTTGTTGGACCTCTTCGTGAATATTCTGGCTCATAATTTGGCCGAGCCGGCGTATGACGCAGAAGTGGCGCAGCTGGAGTATAAACTTTTGCCTGGAGACCACGGCTTGTTCATCAGACTCAAAGGCTTCAATCACAAACTGCCT TTGCTTTTGAAGCTGATTGTAGACCACCTGTCTGACTTCAGCGCCGCTCCGGATGTGTTTCGCATGTTTACTGAACAGCTAAAGAAGACCTATTTCAACATCCTCATTAAACCAGAGCGGCTTGGAAA AGACGTCCGGCTGCAGATCCTGGAGCATCATCGCTGGTCTGTGATGCAGAAGTATGGTGCCATCACGGCAGACCTCAGTGTTGGGGATCTCATGGACTTTGTGAATCGCTTCAAGGACGCTTTATACGTGGAGGGACTCGTACAAGGGAACTTCACGAGTGCT GAATCCGAGGAATTTCTCCTATATTTTATAGA AAAACTCCAGTATAAACCTCTTCCAGTTGAACCCCCCGTTCAGTTTCGAGTGGTTGAACTACCTCAGGCTCCTCGCTTATGTAAAGTCCAGTCTCTCAATAAAGACGACGCTAACTCAGAGGTCACAGTATACTGTCAG ACAGGCCTAAGAAACTTGCGAGAGCATACGCTCATGGAGCTGCTTGTG ATGCACATGGAAGAGCCTTGTTTTGATTTCCTGCGGACAAAGGAAACTCTGGG GTATCAGGTGTATGCGTGTTTCAGAAACACGTCTGGTATGCTTGGCTTCTCAGTTACTGTTGAGACTCAGGCAACAAAGTTCAG CACTGACTTTGTGGAGACTAAAATCGAAGAGTTTTTGGTCAACTTTGGAGAGAAGTTGATTGATCTGTCAGATGAGGGTTTTCAAACTCAAGCGACGGCCCTGATCAAACTGAAGGAATGTGAAGATACTCAACTGGGAGATGAAGTAGACAGGAACTGGTTTGAAGTGGTCACCCAGCAATATGTCTTTGAAAGACTCTATAAAGAA ATTGAGATTTTGAAAGATATCACCAAAGATGAattggtttcattttttatggaCCACAGAGGCGCCACCAGTAGAAAACTAAGCATACAT GTGGTTGGATTCGGGGAGGAGGAAAAGCAAACCCATGAAAATGGCACCACACCGGCACCGGAGTCTCAGGAGGAAGAAACCCAAAGTTCATCTTACGGGAATGTTTCAGAGTTGACTTTCCTCACCGCCTCACCAGCGCTCCTCACAGCCACAATGATAACAGACATCCGGGCGTTCACATCTTCCCTCAAACTACACCCCTACCACAAAATACTGACCTGA